Part of the Candidatus Brocadia sinica JPN1 genome, TTTCTTAATAATTCAGCTTCTATCCCCCGTTGTCGGATTGTTGTAATGTTTTCTAACCGTTATCACATCCTTTCGGTTTTGACGACTTTAGACCATCTAGCCTGAACTTCTCCGTCTTGTCGATTTGGACTACTTTAGAATCTTGGATAGTAATCTGGACGTAACCATATTGAATGCCCTTGAGCGCTTTGAGAATCTGAGTTGTGATTGCCTCATCAATTTTCTTACTATTAGTTAAGTTTTCTTCCATTTTAGAAACTTCCTTTTAATACATAGTCTATAAAATCTACAAAATTTATAGACAATTTAAAAAAAATTTTAATTATATAAAAAGCTTGTCCAATAGCATTAAAGATTCTGTCAAAGACGTTCAGGTGTCTAATGTAATCAAAAATTGCAACAATTTATTTATATAAATTCTACATAAATAGTAGACAATTTAAAAAGTTTCAGTGCTTTTGTCAAACATTTTTTTAAAATTTTTCACCACCAGATTATAATTTCGATTTTTAATATGGATAAAAATTGTTGTTTTTTCCATCGTAATTATATATCATTTTTTTAGTAATGGTTCACCACAGAGGGTGCAGAGAACGAGGAGAAACAATCCCCTTAGTTCTCCTTAACAAAGGGTGATTTCGGGGGTTGTTATGCGGATTTTTCTCTTCTCATTTGTTTTCTCTGCGTTTTCCTCGCCCTTTGCGGTGAATAGTATTTATTTTGTGTCTTTTCTCTGTGAACTCTGTGGTAAACAGTCTTTGAGGAATTCATGAATTACAAACCCTACGCCATCTCCTGGAACACGACTTACCGGTGCAATCTGCGCTGCAGCCACTGTTATCTTGATACAAACGCATTAACGAGGCAATCTGCCAGCGAACTCACGACACAAGAGGGATTTCGGCTCATTGACCAAATGGCTGAGCTTAATCCCAATCAGTTGCTGATCCTTACCGGTGGTGAGCCTTTATTACGAAAAGACATTTACGAACTTGCCTCTTACGCCTCTCAAAAAGGGATGATGATCGTACTGGGAACAAATGGTAACTTGATCGATGATGACATTGCGAAGAAACTCAAAGAGAGCGGGGTGGCGGGGATTGGTATAAGCCTTGACTCCATCGTGCCTGACAGTCATGATAAATTCAGGGGACTTTCGGGCTCCTGGGATGACACCCTGAACGGGATTGAGGCATGCCGCAGACAGGGTATCGAATTTCAAATACAGACTACAGTTACCAGGGAAAATTTTCATGAAATCCCTGATATTATTGAATTTTCTTACAATCTCGGCGCTAAGGTCTTTAATTTATTCTTTTTGGTGTGTACCGGGAAAGGGCAAGAACTGACGGATATTACATCACAGCAGTATGATCAGGCGTTGCACCAACTGTATGAGGTCCAAAAGAAATATCAGGGGAAGATGATGGTGGGAGCAAAGTGTGCGCCGCACTACCGAAGGATTGTGTATGAACACGATACTACCTCTCCGCTTATTCGGACCTATGCAGGCGGTTGTCCGGCCGGCACTCACTATTGCAGGATTACTCCGGAAGGAAACGTTACGCCGTGTCCATACATGCCAAATATTTCCGGGAATGTGAGAGAAAAAAGCTTTGGAGAAATCTGGAAAGGCGCCGCAGATTTTCAGACCTTGCGGGATGCTAATCTCCATGGCAGGTGTGGTGTGTGTGAATTTCAACATATCTGCAAAGGATGCCGTGCGCGGGCATTGGCTGCCACGGGAAATCAGATGGACGAGGATGCATGGTGCGACTATACCCCCGGAAAATATGGAAACAAGGTCATCCGATTGGCAACATCCGAAACCTTTGGTATAGAAGAGAATTTTACTATGACATGGAGTATTGAGGCACGGGGTATCCTGAAACAGATCCCTTCTTTTGGGCGAGGCATGGTTATTCAAGGTGTGGAACGTTTTGCAGCAAACAAGCGGTATCCGGAAGTAACGGTAGATGTAATGAGAGCAGCGCGTGAGGAAATGATGTCGAATAGGAAGACGGCATTCCCCATGAAAAACGCTGAAACAGCGCAACACCCACCCTTTTTGATGGGTGAGGGTAAGGGTGGGGGTGAGCCATTGCAAAATGAAGAAATTCCCTGGACCGAAGAGGCCTGGAAACGGGTGCGAAATGCGCCGGACTTTGTCCGTCCGGGCATTTACAAGCTCATGCAAAAAAAGGCACGACAGCATGGTTACAAGGAAATTACCTCAAAATTTCTTTCTGAAATACGGGATGAATCCATGCAGCTTGCATCAAAGCGCATCAGGAATATTGGATTTGATGAACTCAGGATGGATGCATGGGACAAGGCCAAAGAGAAGTTAAAGAATGCACGGAAAAAAGAGGTCATTGATAACATTAAGGCATTTCTTGGTGAACGAATAAACAAGAATGAAGGTATTATTACCAAATTTCAGGCATATCTTAAGACAGCAGGGGGGCCGGGAAAAAAAGAGGCTCCAGTAACACCGGGATGGACGGAGGCGGCAAGGCAACGACTGGAAAAGGCGCCGATATTTGTCAGAGGCAGGGCAAAGAAATCAATTGAAGATTTTGCTATTCAGAAGGGTATTGCCGAAATTACCTGTGAACTGATTGATCAATACATGAAAAACATCCCTTCTTTTGTAAGAAATAGATTCAAATAGCATGAGAAGTTTCTGGAATCTGTAAGTCTATTCATGAATATCATTTTAAAAGAGGTCCTGCAAAAATACCTAAGCCGGAAAAATTTCTTCCCCACTATTTTCAGTAAGTTTCACATCCCCCCCTATAAATCCATAAAAACGAAGATTATCATTTCCTCAATCCTCCTTTCCGTGTTTCCCATCTTTATTATGAGGGTATTTATTTATCCTACGGAAAAAAAGGCCTTGCAGGACGCATTAATACAAAACCTCGAGGGGGTTGGGCACAAGCAGGCAGAACTTATTGTACGATGGATAGAGGAAAGGAAGGCCGATGCCCGGATCGTTGCCGAAAATCCAAACGTGCCGGGAGTAATTTACAAATCCGAGGGGAGTGAAAATTTTTATAGACTATTGCACCATTTAAACACCCTCCGGGAGGCTTACGGGTATAAGGAAATCTTCATCTGTGACCGGTTCGGGGATTTAAAAATAACCACCTCAACGGGAAAGGTGATTACCAATCTGGCCGGATTCGAGTTTTTCCAAATGGCAATAAGCGGTGTTACGTTTGTTTCACCAATTATGCCTTCGGTAATTCCCTTGGAAAATGAATATGGAAAGCTGGAGCATGGCTTGCCAACCCTTTATATTTCTACCCCGGTGGTTTATGAACACAAAGTCATCGGTGCAGTATGTCTCAGGGTAGGTGTGATGGAAATCAGTAAATTAATGCGAAGTGTTCGCCTGGGGGAAACGGGGGAGACGTATTTGATAAACAAGGACGGCTATATGATCTCTGAATCCAAGTATTTAAAATACCTCAAGGATGCAGGATTTGTCCAGCAAAGAACAACACTTGAACTTCAGGTGTTAGACCCCAGGACAAAAGAACTCACAAGAAGCGCTGAAGAGTGTATAAAAGGTAAAAAAGGTCATGATGCAGAGGGCTATACAGACTATCGGGGAATAAAGGTGCTGGGCTTTTGGCAATGGATACCAGAACTGGACTGGGGTATTATTGCGGAAATTGATGTAAATGAAGGATACGGCCCGGTGGAAAGACTGCATACTATCGTTGCTCCGATCATAATATTGGTAACACTTGCGGTCATCTCCTTTGCATTCTTCTTCGGGAAAAAGATATCAGATCCTATTTTGTACCTTACCGAGGTGACAAAAAGCATTTCAGAAGGTGATTACAGCAAACGGGTGAAAATCACCTCCAATGACGAAATTGGAGAGCTTTCAAATTCTTTCAATAAGATGGCCAGTTTCTTGGAAGAAAAAACACAAATACTTAAGGAATACACAGCCAACCTGGAAAGGACTGTGGAGGAGAGGACAAAAGACCTGACCCGTATGAATCAAGAACTGGAAAAACAAAGCAGCAATTTGGAAAAGGCATATAAAGAATTATTGACGCTTGATCAGATGAAGGATAAGATGATTCGGGATGTGTCTCATGAATTGAAATCGCCCGTTGCACAAGTACAAATGGCAATTGATCTGTGGTCCATGGAAGTCAAAAAAGCGCATATTGATCGCTCAAAGGAAGAAAAATTTGGCAAGATAATTAGTAACAGTTTGCAGCGGTTGCGAAAGACAATCGGGAATATCCTTGATCTCTCTGTTTTGGAATCGGGTAGGTTAGTTTTCAAGAAAGAATCCATTCAGATGGACGAATTGGTTTTACAAATAACCGCCGGTATGAGATTGTTGACTGAAAAAAAGGGATTGGCTTTGATAAATCATGTGAACCAGGGATTACCCGCTGTAATTGGCGATAAAGACGAGATTCAGCGTGTAGTTACCAATCTTATAGATAATGCGATAAAATACACGGAAAAAGGAGAAATTCACGTTTTTTTAGAACAAAGGGATGCCTTCATAGAATTTGCCGTAAAAGATACAGGAATTGGCATTGGTTTGCCGAGAGACATGTTTGGAAAATTATTTGAAAGGTTTTTTCAGGAACGTCCAAGAACGGATGGCGCAGGGGTTGGCCTTGCAATATGCAAAAATATCGTAGAGGCACACAAAGGGAATCTCTGGGCAGAAAGTGAAGGCACCGGCAAAGGAGCAACATTTAAATTTACCTTACCGATAGCATAACAACATGCTTCATGAATATGAGATGTGTCGTAAATAAAAAAGGAGTTGGACTTGGGCAAAAAAATACTCATAATAGAAGATGAAGATGAGTTTTTCTTTTTTTATACGATGATGTTCGAAGGCACGGATTATATCGTCCTTCGCGCCATCGATGGAAAGGATGCGCTTGGAAAAATAGATGAAGATAAGCCAGACCTCATTATCCTGGATTTGCTATTGGACCAACTCACAGGCGATGCCTTCCTGAAGCAACTAAAATCGAATCCTGTGTACGCGAACATTCCTGTCATTATCGCAAGCAGTTTTTCGCCGCGGTCGTATAAGACAATTTTCGAAATAGACCCGAGGTTGGTCTTTCTGGAAAAACCATTTACGCAGGAAAGGCTCCTTGCTGAAATTAATGCCAAAATAGGAGCTTAGCAAAAGTGATTTGGCATTTTTGGCAAAAAAATTTTCATTGTACTTGTTCAAACTTCGGGTAAAACATCAATTTTTTATGAAAATCTGCTTGGTTCCAGCTTGTCCAGATTAAGGTATCCGTGAACTATTTTCTATCGATCAAAGAATCTTGCATCGTTGTTTTCCTCCTCCTCGCGGGTTGCCATACCACACTGCATACAGAATCTGTTATCAAAAGAGATACCAACGCCTTAGAATTATCCTTATTCTACGATTTGGGAGACGGACGTTTAGACATGTCACTTGAACGGGCATGCCTTATTGCATCGGGTGTCGATACCGAGAAAAAGATGCGGACTTATCTGACGAAGATCGATCTCCTTATCTCACGGATCAGCCATGACACAGATATTGACAAAACCAGCGATCCTTTAGCAAAGGCCGGGAAAATGTTTGATTGGCTGCAAAAAAATGTTAATGAAGGGGTATATAATGATTGCTATGATATCAGAGACACCTTCAATCTCAAGGTGGGGAACTGTCTCTCCTATGCAATACGGTTTACCATACTATGCCGGCGCTTTGGTATTGATATAAAGAACGTCTTTGTTCCGGGACATATTTATAATATGATGGTGTCTAATGGGCAAATACAGTATTTTGAACATACTCATAGCGATGGTATTGTAAAGAAAATGGACAAGTACAATCCTCAAAAGAAGGTCATGAGGGACGAGGAACTGATTGCCGAGATATTTTTATATAAAGCCCGGAATGCGAATTATGATATGAAATATGAGGAGTCTTGTAAAAACTGTCAAAGTGCTCTGATGTGCAATCCTGATGATAATCGTCCCGTTATTTTACTTTTGGATAATTACATTGCAAGGAAGAATTACGAGGAGGCATTTCAATATCTGAATGAATATCTCTCCCGGCATCCTGATGACAAGAAATCATTGAAAAATGTTTATACACTATTACAAAGGTTGTGTAAAAAAGAGGATGATAAAATTCAATAACATGAGAATTGTATATCTTTTTCTTGGCATTATTTTCGGGATGCAACTAATTTCTTCCATCAACATAATCTTTGCGGCTGATGAGTGGAAATTAGAAGATGAAACATCAAAAATAGAATGGGGTTTAGAAGAACAATCGATAAAATACGAATGGGGTTTAGAAGCACAGGCGGTAACACACAAGAAAAGCGATAGTATTGTATTACACTATGATGGGAAGACATGGAATTGCGTTTATAATGCATACAGCATTTGGCTGAATAGTATTTATGGATTCGATTCCAGCGATATTTTTGCCGCCGGGGATAATGGTATTGTACTCCATTATAACGGTAATTCCTGGATAAAACAGGAAACATATGTAACTTCCCGGTTAAACAGAATTTGGGGTATCAGCCCCAAAAATGTCTATATCTCCGGAGATAATGGCACAATTCTTCATTACAACGGTACTGAATGGAAAAAATACAATATGATGACAACGAGTTGGTTTAGCAGCACCTGGGGTTTGCATGCAAAATATCTATTTATTGTGGGTGCCTTGGGAAAGATATTACATTATAATGGGAAAAAATGGATAGAGCAGGAGAGCGGTACCATCGATTGGCTTTATAGTGTCAAAGGGAATAGTACTGATAATGTGTATGCTGTCGGAGATTACGGTACCGTGCTTCGTTATGATGGAAAAGAATGGAAAAAGATAATGCTCAATACAAACAAAAGGCTTATGAGTGTTTGTGTCCCTGATGCAAACAATGTTTTTGTTGTGGGTGCTGATGGCTTGATACTTCATTATGATGGGATTCAATGGACGAGGCAGAGAAGTGGTACGGATAACTGGTTGAGGAGAATATGGGCTATTGATGGCAATACTATCTTCACCATTGGTGATAATGGCACGATACTTTATTACGATGGTAAAAAATGGAATAAACAGAAAAGTGGTACTGATTATTTATTGCTGGGGATATGGGGGAATAAGAGAGACAATGTATACGTGGTAGGAATTAACCAGAAATAGTTACTGATTTCAGACATTTTTCTTACGTATGGGAGGAACGATTGTGGCTACTTACAAATTTGTAGCGAAAGATTTAATGGCAGAAAAGGTAGTTTGTGTTCATCCGGAAACCCCTATCAATGATCTTATAAAAATACTCGTCAAAAATCATATAAATGGGGCACCGGTTGTGGATAAAAAGAGAAAGCTGGTCGGGGTTGTTTCGAAGACAGATATTGTTGAATATGACGAAAAGACAAGTAAAAAGCGAGGAGGCGCCACGAAGAAATCGTTTTATAGCGACACCAATGGGAAATTGAAAAAGGAACTGGATAAGCTATTAAAGACAAAAACCTTTGGAAAGACCTTTGTAAAAGACATCATGACATCCCGTGTCATTACTGCACAGGCCAATGATACGATAGACCGTCTTGCGAAGATCATGCATGATAAAAAAATCCACAGGGTCATCATTCAGGATAAGGAGCAGGTTATCGGCGTTGTGAGTACCCTCGATATTCTCCATGCCGTGAGCACCATGGGCTATGGCAGCAGCGCATTTGTTACCGAAGAGGCGATTCTGGATCTGCAGGAACGGTTGGAAGCAGCAGAAAATTCTATCCTGTCCCTGCGTGATATCCTGGATAGAATTCACGGTGAGAAGTAAAATGCAGGGGCGAAGGGGGTTGTAAAACACTTGTCCAAAAGAAGTTTTTCTACGGTAAATACGATAAAATACATTTCATGGTTAAAATAATGAATCAAAAGTCGTTTATCCTTTTAGGAATTCTCCTTAGTTTGGTGCTTGTTGTGGTTATCTATGTAGTCACAGAATCCTTATATACCGTGAGCGAAGACGGTAGCAAAGAAACTAATTTTCAGCAAATGGTTCATGGTGTGGGTCTGGGTGCCACAACAAAACCGACATGGTGTTATATAAACTTCGACCCGAGGGTTGACCCGCGGTGTCCGTGTATCGAATGGCCTATCCCGGGCGGATACTGTTACTGTCCTGACCATACAGGCACGGTATCATATATAGCGGGCAATATGGAAATGGGTGTAGCGATTGAGATCGTTAGAAATCACTGAACACATCGATAGTTGAGCAGGGTGGGTTAAACGAACAGAGTGGGTCAACTGAACTTTTTTGCTTCAAAAGTGGGTAAAAACTGTTATAAATTGCCATTTTTTGCACTTGTTTTGTCGCTTTTTAGCCAATAAAGTGGGGAATAAATCTCATGAAATAGGGTGAAATTGTCCATTTTACCCACTCTGTTTGCTGCCAACTGTTTCCTACACTATGCCTCTGAATATTTCAAATCTGGAAAAGAATAAACTCCTGGCTCCATTTACTACATACAAGATAGGTGGACCAGCCGATTTTTTTGTTGAAGTTCATACGATTAGCGAATTAATACATGCCTTATCAGAGGCTCGCCGTAATGGTATCTCCTTTTTTTTGCTCGGTTGCGGGGCTAATATTCTGGTTACGGACAAGGGGTTTCGGGGATTGGTGATTCGTAATTTAGCAGATAAAGTCACCTTCTCCGATGATGGCAAAGTGGTAGCCGAAAGTGGCGCAATTATTGCCGATCTTATAGTGCAATGTTGCGACCGTGGATTATCCGGATTTGAA contains:
- a CDS encoding transglutaminase-like domain-containing protein — translated: MNYFLSIKESCIVVFLLLAGCHTTLHTESVIKRDTNALELSLFYDLGDGRLDMSLERACLIASGVDTEKKMRTYLTKIDLLISRISHDTDIDKTSDPLAKAGKMFDWLQKNVNEGVYNDCYDIRDTFNLKVGNCLSYAIRFTILCRRFGIDIKNVFVPGHIYNMMVSNGQIQYFEHTHSDGIVKKMDKYNPQKKVMRDEELIAEIFLYKARNANYDMKYEESCKNCQSALMCNPDDNRPVILLLDNYIARKNYEEAFQYLNEYLSRHPDDKKSLKNVYTLLQRLCKKEDDKIQ
- a CDS encoding radical SAM/SPASM domain-containing protein gives rise to the protein MNYKPYAISWNTTYRCNLRCSHCYLDTNALTRQSASELTTQEGFRLIDQMAELNPNQLLILTGGEPLLRKDIYELASYASQKGMMIVLGTNGNLIDDDIAKKLKESGVAGIGISLDSIVPDSHDKFRGLSGSWDDTLNGIEACRRQGIEFQIQTTVTRENFHEIPDIIEFSYNLGAKVFNLFFLVCTGKGQELTDITSQQYDQALHQLYEVQKKYQGKMMVGAKCAPHYRRIVYEHDTTSPLIRTYAGGCPAGTHYCRITPEGNVTPCPYMPNISGNVREKSFGEIWKGAADFQTLRDANLHGRCGVCEFQHICKGCRARALAATGNQMDEDAWCDYTPGKYGNKVIRLATSETFGIEENFTMTWSIEARGILKQIPSFGRGMVIQGVERFAANKRYPEVTVDVMRAAREEMMSNRKTAFPMKNAETAQHPPFLMGEGKGGGEPLQNEEIPWTEEAWKRVRNAPDFVRPGIYKLMQKKARQHGYKEITSKFLSEIRDESMQLASKRIRNIGFDELRMDAWDKAKEKLKNARKKEVIDNIKAFLGERINKNEGIITKFQAYLKTAGGPGKKEAPVTPGWTEAARQRLEKAPIFVRGRAKKSIEDFAIQKGIAEITCELIDQYMKNIPSFVRNRFK
- a CDS encoding HAMP domain-containing histidine kinase → MNIILKEVLQKYLSRKNFFPTIFSKFHIPPYKSIKTKIIISSILLSVFPIFIMRVFIYPTEKKALQDALIQNLEGVGHKQAELIVRWIEERKADARIVAENPNVPGVIYKSEGSENFYRLLHHLNTLREAYGYKEIFICDRFGDLKITTSTGKVITNLAGFEFFQMAISGVTFVSPIMPSVIPLENEYGKLEHGLPTLYISTPVVYEHKVIGAVCLRVGVMEISKLMRSVRLGETGETYLINKDGYMISESKYLKYLKDAGFVQQRTTLELQVLDPRTKELTRSAEECIKGKKGHDAEGYTDYRGIKVLGFWQWIPELDWGIIAEIDVNEGYGPVERLHTIVAPIIILVTLAVISFAFFFGKKISDPILYLTEVTKSISEGDYSKRVKITSNDEIGELSNSFNKMASFLEEKTQILKEYTANLERTVEERTKDLTRMNQELEKQSSNLEKAYKELLTLDQMKDKMIRDVSHELKSPVAQVQMAIDLWSMEVKKAHIDRSKEEKFGKIISNSLQRLRKTIGNILDLSVLESGRLVFKKESIQMDELVLQITAGMRLLTEKKGLALINHVNQGLPAVIGDKDEIQRVVTNLIDNAIKYTEKGEIHVFLEQRDAFIEFAVKDTGIGIGLPRDMFGKLFERFFQERPRTDGAGVGLAICKNIVEAHKGNLWAESEGTGKGATFKFTLPIA
- a CDS encoding YezD family protein, with the protein product MEENLTNSKKIDEAITTQILKALKGIQYGYVQITIQDSKVVQIDKTEKFRLDGLKSSKPKGCDNG
- a CDS encoding WD40/YVTN/BNR-like repeat-containing protein, whose translation is MRIVYLFLGIIFGMQLISSINIIFAADEWKLEDETSKIEWGLEEQSIKYEWGLEAQAVTHKKSDSIVLHYDGKTWNCVYNAYSIWLNSIYGFDSSDIFAAGDNGIVLHYNGNSWIKQETYVTSRLNRIWGISPKNVYISGDNGTILHYNGTEWKKYNMMTTSWFSSTWGLHAKYLFIVGALGKILHYNGKKWIEQESGTIDWLYSVKGNSTDNVYAVGDYGTVLRYDGKEWKKIMLNTNKRLMSVCVPDANNVFVVGADGLILHYDGIQWTRQRSGTDNWLRRIWAIDGNTIFTIGDNGTILYYDGKKWNKQKSGTDYLLLGIWGNKRDNVYVVGINQK
- a CDS encoding response regulator, with the translated sequence MGKKILIIEDEDEFFFFYTMMFEGTDYIVLRAIDGKDALGKIDEDKPDLIILDLLLDQLTGDAFLKQLKSNPVYANIPVIIASSFSPRSYKTIFEIDPRLVFLEKPFTQERLLAEINAKIGA
- a CDS encoding CBS domain-containing protein; its protein translation is MATYKFVAKDLMAEKVVCVHPETPINDLIKILVKNHINGAPVVDKKRKLVGVVSKTDIVEYDEKTSKKRGGATKKSFYSDTNGKLKKELDKLLKTKTFGKTFVKDIMTSRVITAQANDTIDRLAKIMHDKKIHRVIIQDKEQVIGVVSTLDILHAVSTMGYGSSAFVTEEAILDLQERLEAAENSILSLRDILDRIHGEK